aTGCCCCAGAAGTGTTCATGGATTTATTAAACATGGTGTTCAAGAATTATCTGGATAGAtttatgattgtcttcatcgatgacattatTATTTACTCTCAGTCAAAGaaagaacatgagcagcatctctgtTTAGTATttcagagattgagggaacacatgttatatgcgaagttcaagaagtacAAGCTCTTGTTACCTCAGGTGACATTTCATGGTGACATTGTTAGTCAGGATGGGATTATGGTGGATCCAACAAAGATAGAAGCAGTGAAAGATTGTCTAAGGCCAAAGAGTGTCTTAGATAACAGGAGTTTCCTTGGTTTGTCTAGGTATTATTGGCattttgtggaaggcttctcaagAATTTCAACACCATTGACTAAGCAAACACATAATAATCTGAAGTATGTTTAGTCTGAgtgatgtgagaacagttttcaagagttgggCGATTGATTACCACTCTAGTGCTCAGTTTTCCATCAAATCGGGAAAATTGtagtttattgcgatgcttcgaAGCAGGGATTAGGTTGTGTTCTAATTCAGGTCGGTAAATTTATTGCTTATGCCTCGAGACAGTTAAGGGACTACGAGTAGCAGTACTTTACTCATGACTTTGAGTTGGTGGTTTGCCTTGAAGATATGGtgacattatttatatggggagaagtgtgagatctacaatgatcataaaagtttgaagtaatttttcacacagaaggatctaaatatgagacagaggcgttggcagGAATTGGTGAAGGATCATGACTATGCAATTCTTTATCATCCAtggaaagccaacgtagtagcAGATGCTCTAAGTCGAAGAGGCCCAAGACAGTTGTACAGCCTAAAGCAGATATCAAGAAATTTAGTAGAAGATATGAtcagagttggtggtgggccagttagccaacattaccttaCAGTCGACACTCCTGGAGAGGATAAAGGAGGGCCAGATGAGTGACTCTCGAATGAGGAAGCATATAGAGGACGTCCTTgatggagtggctaaggactttactATTTCAAAGATGGGTATACAGAGGTATATGAATCCGATTTTTGTTTTGATGGAGGTCAGCATCAAGAGTGAGATTTGTAATGTGTCTTATACTACTACGTGCTCACTGGATttaggtaccacaaagatgtattaggatctttGTATTGGTGacctggaatgaagaaggattTTATTGAATACGTGACTAAATGCCTCACTTGTTAGTAAGTAAAAGCTGAACAATAGAGGTCGGCCAGGATATTATAGCCTTTGGGTGTCCCTaggtggaaatgggaggacagtAACATGGATTTTGTTGTTGGATTGCCTAGGATGGTGGGTTAGCATGACTCAGTTTGGGTGATAGTGTACTGTTATACCCAATCAGTGACTTCTTACCTGTGAGAATGAATTTcattgtggatcagtatgcgaAGTTGTATGTcaaggagattgtacgtctccacggGGCTccaaagtctatagtgtcagatcaAGACCCCATTTTTACTTCCATGTTCTGGGGAAGcctgcagaaggccatgggtactCAGTTAAAGTTTAGCACTACACAACATCCCCAAACAGACGGAcaatttagatattggaggatatgcttcaaACATGTGTATTCAACTTTGAAGGGTCTAGGACTAAATAACCGCATGTGATAGAATTTTAATACAACAACCTCTATCACTCGACGATttgagtggctccatatgaaatgttgtatggtaggaagtgtagattacCCATTCTTTGGGAttaaatgggtgagaggaagtatctaggtcctgaagcagtacagaggaccaatgaggccattgaaaataTTAAAGATTGAATGCTTGCCTCCTAAACTAGTTAGAAgagctacactgatcctaagcgtagaaatAAGAGTTCTAGGTTAGGGACTACATTTTTCTTCAAGTTTCACTATTGAGAGGAGTAAAACAGttttggaagaagggcaagctgagccctagatttgtggggtcctttgagatcttggagaggattggacaTGTGGCCTACATGTTTGCCTTACTCTCATCACTATCTGAAGTTCATAATgtattccacatctcgatgctttGAATGTATGTATCAGATACAACTCATGTggtgagttatgaagatctggagctatATACAGATATTTCCTATGAAGAGCAGTCGATCTAGATCTTGGATAGGAAGGATAAGGTCTTGAGAAACAAGATTATACAATTGGTCAAATTATTATGACGaaacagcaaggtcaaggaagcgacctgggagttagagtcagatatgcatgatcagtatcctgagctgatcatgtaaatttcgaggatgaaatttctattaggagggatttaaaattgtaattttttttttgtccaaAGTGATACTTGGCATATATAAGAGTGCCCACAAAAAGCTAACCCAGAAAAAAGCAAAGTGTTGATCAATATGAAATCCCCGACCAAGACATACGAAGTACAGAGTCTGACGGGACGGATTGCAGCCTTAGCAGGAAAAAAAAAGTgtaagttgaaaatcaattagaaaggaaaataaaagtgcttagaagtgataggggtggtgaatagtTTTCAAATCATCTTAACTTtttttgtgaagagcatggaataataTAAGAATGTACCactataatgacccaaatttcctaataaggcttagggcctttattaggaggcggggagggccataattgatttattatgcaattaaatgattatatgcatgtttaggtgtattgagTATGCATGTGAACatatttctgattaattgggtgattttcatatgttggccattttgggtatatttagcatatatatggcatgtgtgtggtgctacattattatttggttatgctagggttactcagcacaagacgatccaaggaggtaagctagtgggaaagtcacaatgggatttatacttgactcagagtgagtcaaggggtatttagcacattactaggatattgggtaatgggaataaatatttgatgataaattgggagttagtgagatcggggggaaattctgggagttttgactattttacaccgggggcatttttggaccctgagcattaggattttcttgaggttacttaagcttgaagtaacctgttagaattattAAAGAGCATTTAGAGCATTCTTTCTTCCTTCCATTCCCTTTTTGtcacccgatcgcattttcgaaggaaacttgagttctaggactcgaattcaagtgaggatcgaggcatagcaattctagggaagattagaagcttattagctggaggatttagttgggaaacaaaaTAATCAGAGGTAATCAAAGTTTTAAGTTCTAAATTTTAAAggttttaagctttgattggattttataatTTGacgagtttttggatgaattgaagcttgggttttattgattttgggagaataggatgtttgggaactttaatttttagATTTGGATAGGTTAGggtcggatttggagctttgaagctcgaagaacacggAGTTAGAAGCCAGAAATCTAGTTTAGGCGTTGTGGCGCTAGGTTGGTAGCCCTACAGCGCTAAGTGCTCTGTTTTGGGGGTTTTGATTCTGCCTATAGCcctgtagcgcccaaaggtagcgttgtagcactacacAGTCTTCATAATGGggtttttgttggtttttattgatcaaatcagagattatgcgcagcggaacaacaatcaaattgtcagattaatcccataagatttctagatctacttcttcacactcatatatatatattgaatcaaggacaagaatagaaacattacctcaggtccttccttgctgctatctttttgtatggctgaatccttgagatctcacaccaagatcttccaaaatgttctcagtcacccaaagaacgagtgtgggctcgctatacaaataataggcaataactatttatcagatattctcaacacatgagacctgataaagtttggacctaggttttgtgaagaacaatgacctttgttttgtcactgatctttttctctgagagaatcctagatatttttctatccctgaaaacttacgttctgtgaaaactgatatccaatatttaataatatcaaatatattaaaatatttgttattttaaacaaattcaaaataactgatcagttatcagatttttgtttaaatgataatatttaaatcaaatcaaaatatctcattatttatttaatatttaaataactaaaattgtggaatcaagagaccaagtctatctcttatgcatgtagcacagtgcatgtgcactgtgccacacgtgtaccacatgcatatGCATGCATgcgatttttctcaatttttattattatttaaataccaaaaatcccaaaaataaattaattcaaaattaattatatttttgttaaatcaaataattaattaattacacataattaaacaataattatgtttgatacatagaaaaatattttacttatgacataagtccttttttttttccatttttgtatttgcctttgacagtgattgtttgagtcattctggggaccatggacctataacattaagctccaataaattgaaactaaataattaaactctttaattataatagttaatttattaattctgatattactccactataaattcagaattgcactctttatgttatagatatacttttacagaaatctttttcttaagtcgtccattgatataaccatcttacaatagttcaaccctctaattaattagttcataaattagaatgggagaattaccatttaacctttctaatttatttcttattccttaagtaccattaattcactagtgaataattaatctataatctaattatagatttgagctcaaaatcattcagttccagaattaacccttaagggaactaatatacgatccattaggaaagattagattccgtgttgttgatacatgttcccagccatccatgatattaaatctccaaaacaaaagtcattagcctcattctttgaagagaccttaacgagtgaatcaaaagatttaataaacatgaacaggagttcatgaacactcaggatttaggttgatctataaatgatcatcagttatgatatgaattacaagtctttattgttaaatggtttttggataaagactttaattcacatcgatccatgtcatatataatcatattatataaagcacctttaccgagatgtcttaccacatcaataatctgaatctagattatttgtatcattatgatactcagtaaaccgtacttacaactccaattaaagaattccataactttaatttgtcgttgttgaccattttttattcattcatgtgatcttaattctctcgtactaatacaagatcacatcctcaataatgaatatggaatttttctgatatttacaaaattattcaaacaataatttaacaatctaaatatgacaataataataaaccattgtatttatttattcgcagaaaaaacaaatgtctttacattcttttaggacacactcctaacagttttttggtactttttggggttttgatcCGAGGGCTCGAGGGATGTGATGCATGTCGTatgtcgtatcaaatttaaatatatattttttattcacttacaccagctacttcagtatagcagTAAATAAGGGTCAAACCtacgaggactatgatcaaattattatttaaaataatactaGACTAAAATTAAAGAGGGGCTTTAGTTTTAATAGATGAAAACATAAAATATCAAcaattgaataactaaggatataacgatattaaagaaatagtcaagaattactctctaCCTttaacaatcaatctatcaacaataatgaataatattctctattcccaattaaactattaacccagcagataacacttaagcagtcaattatctcagtttccctaatataattaattaaaactaagcgcttttaattaaccctttttacccagcaataaacccattaagcatgcaatttatttaacctaggttctatttttcctcAAAATTAAAATACCTGTCACAATACCTTAGTTGCAATTTAacactttacttagaatcctaaactattagatgaatagaaatcctaagatgatagtagaacaatgcaaaaccttaattagtggccatctaaacaagatatTACATGATCCATGATattcaaatagaaaaaatagaagcaatttaatataagggaataaaaggaatacaattcatcaatgcattcaagatctcatgtttAAGGtcttgaaataacccttaactataaagaaaactactccataatcatattcatatgcataaacataaatattcaatgaaaataaaagagttttgagaagaaagaaaaactagattgaagaatatagatgatgatgttttttcctcCTCCTTTGCTGAtctagcctctaaaaatcgcaatccaaagttatgataaaagttaaccctaatcccttatATACCCCCttaataattacatttaaaaattaaattttaaagaaaaatttgtCGCACGGCTGCGGCCAGTGATTCTTGATGGACGCAGCCACGAGTCATATTCTGGGCCATGTTCACGCAGAAGCCGCGGCTAGGAGATCATGATGGCCGCGGCCAATAATCCCTATCTCCCAGGCCACGGCCAGTAAATGCTGgcggccgcggccactggtcatTTTCTgctcaaatattttttttcttcataatctccAACTTAGGCTCAATCCTCGGGTTTAGGGACTTCGAAAACACTTCAATCTCgttcaaaacttcattttctcgagtcCTATCATTGCACCTTCatttttaaccacaaaattgattaaattcatcaataataccttataaaatattttatgacttaaaaaacaaaaaaactcgtaaaacaaagctaagaacacctaaaaacaaTTTAAAGGAACATTATTTAAATGCAAAaggataaaatatataatatccaaaatacccttatcaaattcccccatgCTTAAAcattgctagtcccttagcaaaatccctaataaaaactaaaactaaacaaataaaacataagCAATGATTTTGTTGAAAGTGTTAGTTAtctcaaagattgatcaaccAATATGAGTTATAAGAAAAATCACAATTCTACATTCcttagaatttcaactcaatgcATCATCACCACTTAAAACATGATCttatttatgattatgcacaattaaataaaccaaaacacaaacatttgaatcaatttatacatgccataatatgttttaaagtctcatagataataatattttcatgaaaaacatccactccatagacattaaccaattgtttttcactaatgtaaacacacataataAAAAATCATAAGGTCTTTAAAAAAGCTTGTAATGTAGGGCTAAGGttgaaggtagatgaaaaaggaatatttaagcttaaatcacaccatagcctatatttttttctattctctagatcttcccacaaatttcccatacaattcaagaaaatacatatatatatatttttttttcattttttctttcatatCGATCTTActacttcccccacacttatacttttgcaatgcttttttttttcatatttctcAATGCAGATTTTTTTTCTgcctttttttttctctattcaactcattggaagaaatagtagatcatatactttcacattataatctaacaaaccaatacaacttccccttcttacaatccataacccaacccaccgaatcaaacaatcatataaaactatggtgtaatgggtcacaaaaaggataaaaaatttaagtttcaaaaggtttagatattggcttataaaagaaaaaaaaattaggtattacggctcaaaaatgggaaactaggatattcaattgcataggtaagcttgaaaggctgaaacgatccaaagaacatgccttaatcatcttcctaatcatgtgtacttaggatTTTGCCTCAAACAGTCAATCAATGGTTTCTAGAGTGGTCGAGACTATATATAAGTAATAGATGGCGGTGCTCTAGTCTGAGTATGAGAAGATGAGCTAGCCCCTGCAATGTCTGTGACCTTAAAGCAAGTGATAGAGGATCTATTCAGTATATGCATGGGTTGCAACAAAGGCTCTGAGGGATCCCATTTCACACTAGCTTGAGCACACATGGTGGTAATGAGATGGGGATGATAGAACCCCTTAGAAACATTTCTGAAACTGCTCTAAATGGAAGACTTAGTAATGCACCCCAAATCAATTGTTTTCCCCTTCAAGATAGCATATAGAAGTATAGCAGTATCCACACTCACATCACTGACATGTTTAGTGGGAAATAATTTTGCATTAATAAACTTATGCCATGCTTTTTCAATAACTCCCATCGCCTCTCTCTTAAATTAAATAGGATGACCTGTTTCAGTTAACTTCCATTGGGTATTTGGCTTACACAGAAATTGGATAATCTCATTAAAGTCAGGATTATCAATGATTTGGCTGTACTCATCATTGTCAATGCTAGGAAGCCCATAAAATTGATTTATGGCTGCACTTGAGAAGTTCACATTAACTCCTCGCACTGTAGCCATAGCTGTAAATTGAGAAATTCCATTAGCATAGAACTCTTTGACAATATGGATTACTGCAGCATCAGGTTGTGAAAAAAATTTCGTCCAATGTCTTTTCTCAATATGTTCTGCAATAGATGGATACCCATGATGAATCTCCATATCAAACCCCCTCTCTTCAATCATCATCTTCTGTTTCACTACCGCATCTTGATAGCGTTTGAATGCCTCCTCAGAAATAAATTTGGTGGCATCAAATTGAACCTCAGATGAGGAAACACCTTTAGTATTCTTTCGATATCTATTTGGAGCCATTCTTCAGTTGAAGACTCAAAGATAACCTTccttaaacacaaataattaagCACCAAAAGAATAATTCAAAATACCCCAAAAATATAACGTCAAAATCCTCTAATTATTCCCAACAAATTtcttttaaatgaataaatacttcctcttcaaaaatattcaattaattccccTTAAAACTGAAACATACTCCTCTAAGAACTTTCATCCAACACTTAGTAGGCAAAGACTAACCAATAGTGAAAAAATATGTTGTAGTGTTTCAATCttcccaaaatttgaaatttttacTAATATAACAACATAATCACTTAATCTATGCCAATTATCACAATATATAAATACTTCATCCACCAAAAACCAATTAAtacaaaatacccaaaatcatattcttgaatactcaaaacccaataatCAAAGAATCAAGAGAAGGTACTTACTTGTAATTGACTATAGAAAGTTTTTGAAAGCTTGATAGTATCAATGAAGCACCTTGAAACTTGTTGATTAATCTCAATtgtcaaatttaaaatttatgggacttaaggttttgaaaggaaATTTGTGTAGACAATGAGGATTTTGATGAGAATGTGTGAAGTTGTAAAAAGATTGATGATACGATTTAATGATTTTTGGGGAATAATTGGAGAGAAAATGAGAGGGAAATGATAAAATTATATGTAAAAATGAGAGTGATTTTTCGATTTTGGGTCTATGTATGTGTGGGGAgtggaaaaaaagaaaaacaaaaaattctaaaaacataaagtggccgcggcctgagcttattggtggtcgcggccactactCTTGGTTCTCCAGGCTGCGACCTGGAATAGGgctggccgtggccacaggccatttggccattttttttttttaattttttattatttttttaaaaatgttaaaaattaaaattaaaaataagttcAATCgactaaaattaaaaataaaaaaaaatcttaaaaataaaatacatagaatTTAGCTAAGTTTAACGTCGTTAGCTCGACGTATAACCTTTTCATACCTCATCAATATATTCCGGATCGAAAAGGTGAATCACAGTAGCGTGTTCCTCCTCGAAAGACTCATAATAAGGCTTCTGTCTCTCACCATTTACCTTGAGTATTTTTCCCGTTGATGGACTTGAAATTTCTACCGCGCCATGAGGATAGCGATGTACCACTATGAATGGTCAAACCGATAGGGACTTCAACTTACCTGGAAATAGTTTGAGGTGAGAATGATACAATAATACTTTCTGCCCCACATCAACTGTTTTTCCGAATAATTCTATTTCTATCATGAAAGGCTTTGGTCTTTTCTTTGTAAATCTTAGTTCATAAGCGTCATTACGAATTTCCTCCAGCTCTTGTAATTGCAGCATTCTTTGCTGGCCTGCATTGTCTATCTCCATGTTACACTTTTTCACAGCCCACCAAGCTTTATGCTCCAACTCAACCGGTAAATGACAAGGTTTTCCATACACCAACCGATACAGAGACATACCAAGAGGTGTCTTATAAGCCGTGCAATACGCCCAAAGAGCATCATCTAATCTTATACTCCAATCCTTTCTATTTGGATTCACTGTCTTTTCAAGAATACACTTGACTTCTCTATTCAATACCTTTACttggccattttcttgtggatggtaAGCAGTGGTCATCTTATGAGTCACTTGATAACACCGAAATAAGGTTTCAATAATTTTATTGCAAAGGTGAGTACCTTGATCACTAATTATTGCCCTTGGTGTACCAAATCTCACAAAAATATTCGATCGAATGAACTCAACCACTGTTTTAGAATTATCCGCTTTAGTTGCttttgcttccacccatttagacacataatccacCGCTAAAAGAATATACTCAAAACCAAATGATGATGGAAacggtcccataaaatcaatgccccatacatcAAAAATCTCGATAATAAGTATTGGAGTTTGGGGCATTTGATCCCTAGCAGTAATTTTACTAACTCGTTGACAATGGTCACATGCCTTACAATATGCATATGAATCTCTAAAGATGgtaggccaatagaaaccactgTCAAATACTTTATTGGCTGTTCTTTTTAGTCCAAAATGACCTCCACAAGCATGAGAATGTGAGAAAGCAAGAATAGATTGAAATTCAGAATCAGGAGCACACCTTCGAATGACTTGATCAGCACAATGTTTCCATAAATGAGGCTCATCCCAAATATAAAACTTAGCATCATGCTTAATCTTGTTCTTTTGAGCTTGTGTAAGGTCTCCTGGTAACTCTTTAGTGgctaaataattaacaatatcagcaaacCATGGAATAACTTCTTTAAGAGCCAGGAGTTGCTCATCAggaaatttttcatttaattgcAAATTATCTTCATCTCGAATAAGTCTACTTAAATGATCAGCCACCAAATTTTCTATtcctctcttatcttttatttcaAGATCAAATTCTTGCAGAAGTAAAATCCACCGAATAAGTCTGGGCTTTGCTTCTTTCTTAGCTTGTAAATATTTAAGAGCTGCATGGTCAGTGTAAACAATAACTTTAGTTCGAATAAAATAAGACCGAAACTTTTCTAGAGCAAAGATAACCGCTAAAAGCTCTTTCTCTATAGTAGAGTAATTTAACTGAGCATCATTAAGAGTTCGAGAGGCATATTATAAAACATGAGGCACTTTACCAACTCTTTTCCCAAGAACCgctcctactgcataatcactagcgtcacacattatttcaaaggGTAAATCCCAGTTTGGTGGCTAAATAATAGGTGTTGATGTTAAGGATTAATTTATTGAATGCAAACAAACATTTATCATTAAATTCAAATGCCACATCCTTTTGAAGAAGATTCCATAAAGgagaagcaatctttgagaaacTCTTTATAAACCGCCTATAGAAGCCTGCATGACCAAGAAAGGATCTTATTTCTTTCACACTTGACGGTGGTGGAAGAGAATGAATGAGATCAATTTTTTCCTTGTCCACTCCAATCCCTTTTTCTGAAATAACATGCCTCAAAACAATACCTTGCTGCACCATAAAGTGACACTTCTCCTAATTCAATACAAGATTAGTGTCAATACATCGTTTAAGAACTAGAGTTAAATTATGGAGGCACTTATCAAAAGAAACACCGTAGACActgaaatcatccataaac
The Humulus lupulus chromosome 6, drHumLupu1.1, whole genome shotgun sequence DNA segment above includes these coding regions:
- the LOC133785177 gene encoding uncharacterized protein LOC133785177, producing the protein MAPNRYRKNTKGVSSSEVQFDATKFISEEAFKRYQDAVVKQKMMIEERGFDMEIHHGYPSIAEHIEKRHWTKFFSQPDAAVIHIVKEFYANGISQFTAMATVRGVNVNFSSAAINQFYGLPSIDNDEYSQIIDNPDFNEIIQFLCKPNTQWKLTETGHPI